One segment of Thunnus thynnus chromosome 19, fThuThy2.1, whole genome shotgun sequence DNA contains the following:
- the pitpnb gene encoding phosphatidylinositol transfer protein beta isoform yields MVLIKEYRVVLPISVEEYQVGQLYSVAEASKNETGGGEGIEVLKNEPYEKDGEKGQYTHKIYHLKSKVPGYVKMIAPEGALVFHEKAWNAYPYCRTIVTNEYMKDDFMIKIETWHKPDMGTIENVHDLDEQTWRTVEVVPIDIANKEEVATADYKPEEDPALFHSAKTGRGPLGPEWKDELKTDCPYMCAYKLVTVKFRWWGLQTKVENFIHRQEKRIFTNFHRQLFCWVDKWVGLTMEDIRRMEEETQKELEEMRQKGDVRGTSATDE; encoded by the exons ccGTGTAGTGTTGCCGATCTCTGTGGAAGAG TATCAAGTCGGGCAGCTGTACTCTGTGGCCGAGGCCAGCAAGAatgaaacaggaggaggagaaggcaTCGAGGTGCTGAAGAACGAACCCTACGAGAAGGATGGGGAAAAGGGacaatacacacataaaatataCCACCTAAAGAG TAAAGTCCCAGGTTATGTGAAGATGATTGCACCAGAGGGAGCATTAGTTTTTCACGAAAAGGCCTGGAACGCCTACCCGTACTGTCGCACTA TTGTGACG AATGAGTACATGAAGGACGACTTCATGATTAAGATTGAGACGTGGCACAAACCTGACATGGGAACAATAGAAAAT GTTCATGACCTGGATGAGCAGACGTGGAGGACTGTGGAGGTGGTTCCCATAGATATTGCAAACAAAGAAGAAGTGGCGACTGCT GACTATAAGCCAGAAGAAGATCCTGCTCTTTTCCACTCCGCCAAGACGGGCAGAGGACCTCTCGGCCCTGAATGGAAG GACGAGCTGAAGACAGATTGTCCTTACATGTGTGCATACAAACTGGTCACCGTCAAGTTCAGATGGTGGGGTCTGCAGACCAAAGTGGAAAACTTCATCCACAGG CAAGAAAAGCGTATTTTCACCAACTTCCACCGCCAGCTGTTCTGCTGGGTCGACAAATGGGTGGGTTTGACCATGGAGGACATCAGGCGGATGGAAGAGGAGACTCAAAAAGAGCTTGAGGAG ATGCGTCAGAAGGGAGATGTGCGAGGCACCTCTGCAACAGACGAGTAG